The following coding sequences are from one Microtus pennsylvanicus isolate mMicPen1 chromosome 1, mMicPen1.hap1, whole genome shotgun sequence window:
- the LOC142837623 gene encoding vomeronasal type-1 receptor 4-like, which translates to MAVGIIFLIQTLAGVSGNSYLVYNYLLLYFKEHQLKAKDLILMHLTLANFLTLFCKGVPQTMVVFGVKCFPNDSGYKLLFYFHRVGRGVSFGSICLSSVFQAITIRPRHSSWPGIKIKAPQFIIPYIYLTWILSLLVNIDILEHMTGSLCNTNFTRPQDSICYSSFPWEEPGEMLHVIYMTVPDAVCMVLMLWASSSMVLILHRHKQRMQCMPRTRSSSRSSPEMRATQTILLLVSTFVFFYTLSSLFTIYLTFLLDPGRLTVNVTGVFSMCFSCLSPFLLIRHGFSSSMLCCTWIENRKSSLTL; encoded by the coding sequence ATGGCTGTAGGAATCATCTTCTTAATCCAAACTTTGGCTGGAGTTTCAGGCAATTCCTACCTTGTGTACAATTATCTCTTGCTTTACTTCAAGGAGCACCAACTAAAGGCCAAGGACTTGATTTTGATGCATTTAACTTTAGCCAACTTCTTAACACTCTTCTGTAAAGGAGTGCCCCAGACAATGGTGGTTTTTGGTGTGAAATGTTTCCCCAATGACTCTGGATACAAGCTACTTTTTTACTTTCACAGAGTTGGCAGAGGTGTATCATTTGGCAGTATCTGCCTATCAAGTGTATTCCAAGCCATCACCATCAGACCAAGGCATTCCAGTTGGCCAGGAATCAAAATTAAAGCTCCTCAATTCATTATCCCCTACATATACTTGACCTGGATCCTGTCCCTCCTGGTAAATATTGATATACTTGAGCACATGACTGGTAGTTTGTGCAATACAAACTTCACTCGTCCACAGGATTCGATATGCtattcttcttttccttgggAGGAACCTGGTGAAATGCTCCATGTGATCTACATGACAGTTCCTGATGCTGTGTGCATGGTGCTCATGCTATGGGCCAGCAGTTCCATGGTTCTCATCCTGCATAGGCACAAACAGAGGATGCAGTGCATGCCCAGGACCAGGAGCTCCTCCAGATCCTCCCCTGAGATGAGAGCTACCCAAACTATCCTTCTCCTGGTGAGCACCTTTGTCTTCTTTtacacactctcctctctctttacCATCTATTTAACATTTCTGCTTGATCCTGGTCGGTTGACTGTAAATGTCACTGGAGTATTCTCCATGTGtttttcctgtctcagcccctTTCTGCTCATAAGACACGGCTTCAGTTCATCCATGCTTTGCTGTACCtggatagaaaacagaaaatcctcCCTAACTTTATAA
- the LOC142837615 gene encoding LOW QUALITY PROTEIN: vomeronasal type-1 receptor 4-like (The sequence of the model RefSeq protein was modified relative to this genomic sequence to represent the inferred CDS: inserted 1 base in 1 codon) — MAVTDVSIGVIFLSQTIIGILGNSYLLCHYLLFNFRGCRLKTTDYILMHLITANTLSLLCKGVLQAMAAFGLKDFLWDIGCKILFYLHRVGRTVSISTTCFLSVFQAIVISPMDSTWAKCKXASPRYIGSSTCVTWILSLLANIAFPLHTTGKFNNINITSLKDLEYCSAAPHDKVIDILYAILFSSPDVFFTLLMLWSSGSMICILYRHKQRMKHIHRSNYSQRSSPVSRATKTILLLVSTFVCFYTVSCLLDIHLTLVYHPTWFMLNAASIASGCFPTVSPFLLMSNNSCEPSLCFQSARNRKY, encoded by the exons atggcagtcacagatGTGTCTATTGGAGTGATCTTCTTATCACAGACTATCATTGGAATTTTGGGAAATTCCTATCTCCTCTGCCACTATCTGTTGTTTAACTTCAGGGGATGCAGGCTAAAGACCACAGACTATATCTTGATGCACTTGATTACAGCAAACACCTTAAGTCTGCTGTGTAAAGGTGTGCTCCAGGCAATGGCAGCTTTTGGTTTGAAAGACTTCCTCTGGGATATCGGGTGTAAAATACTTTTCTATCTCCACAGGGTGGGGAGGACAGTGTCCATCAGCACCACCTGCTTTCTGAGTGTCTTTCAGGCTATTGTCATCAGCCCTATGGACTCCACTTGGGCAAAGTGTA TTGCAAGCCCCAGGTACATTGGTTCTTCCACATGTGTGACCTGGATCCTGTCCCTTCTTGCAAACATTGCTTTTCCTTTGCACACGACTGGAAAATTTAACAATATAAACATCACTAGTCTAAAAGACCTTGAATACTGTTCTGCTGCCCCTCATGATAAAGTCATTGACATCCTCTATGCAATATTATTCTCAAGTCCTGATGTGTTTTTCACATTGCTGATGCTTTGGTCCAGTGGCTCCATGATTTGCATCCTCTACAGACACAAGCAGAGAATGAAGCACATTCACAGAAGCAACTACTCCCAGAGGTCCTCCCCTGTGTCCAGAGCCACAAAAACCATTCTGCTCTTGGTGAGCACGTTTGTCTGCTTTTACACAGTTTCCTGCCTCTTAGATATTCATTTAACTCTGGTTTATCATCCCACATGGTTCATGCTAAATGCTGCCTCAATTGCCTCTGGGTGTTTCCCAACTGTGAGTCCCTTTCTGCTGATGAGCAACAACTCCTGTGAACCTTCACTCTGTTTTCAAAGTGCAAGGAATAGAAAATACTAA